The following proteins are co-located in the Abditibacteriaceae bacterium genome:
- a CDS encoding DUF1287 domain-containing protein → MQRLLLTLFCTFLAFSHASASRADVGQIIVAAARRQIGTSYTQQYFSLKYPNGDPPKNVGACTDVIIRALRPAGYDLQKLIHQDMKRNFALYPRKWGLRRPDRNIDHRRVPNQRRYFERFAQRGTLKADKASWSQWRAGDIVQWKLANNLDHTGIVSNHRAANGRPLVIHNLGGCREEDALTTWKIVAHFRFPPR, encoded by the coding sequence ATGCAACGACTTCTTCTCACGTTATTCTGCACTTTTCTGGCATTTTCTCACGCATCTGCGTCGCGCGCCGATGTCGGACAGATTATTGTCGCGGCGGCACGTCGCCAAATCGGGACGAGCTACACACAGCAGTATTTTTCGCTGAAGTATCCCAATGGCGATCCGCCGAAAAACGTCGGCGCTTGCACCGATGTTATCATCCGCGCATTACGACCCGCGGGATACGATTTACAGAAGCTGATTCACCAAGACATGAAGCGCAATTTTGCGTTGTATCCGCGCAAATGGGGCTTGCGCCGACCAGACCGCAACATCGATCATCGTCGCGTGCCCAATCAGCGCCGCTATTTCGAGCGGTTCGCGCAACGCGGCACGCTCAAAGCCGATAAAGCTTCGTGGTCGCAGTGGCGCGCGGGCGATATCGTGCAGTGGAAGTTAGCGAACAATCTCGACCACACCGGCATCGTTTCCAACCACCGCGCCGCCAATGGACGACCTTTGGTGATTCACAATCTCGGTGGTTGCCGCGAAGAAGACGCACTGACAACGTGGAAAATCGTAGCGCACTTTCGCTTTCCGCCTCGCTAG